The Nicotiana tabacum cultivar K326 chromosome 14, ASM71507v2, whole genome shotgun sequence genome contains a region encoding:
- the LOC107761205 gene encoding uncharacterized protein LOC107761205: MTVKGGTSPACAACKYQRRKCSSECVLAPYFPANQPKMFQNAHRLFGVCNIMKILKQLDDDDQKADAMKSIIFEADMWERFPVYGCVEYIYHLRQQLQFALEELHYVYAQLALYREQQQQQLALECGVTSEIPFVNGLSVGPFFTSEGESSEGGPKTNLMGSNSIFDHNNSIAFPASDHAIFGFGVRDDQRDISHEYECLINPFNNIMADDRQSYVETKEACDSSSESSWKDTQSLENLSQNELRNAAACFSLTSRVTL, from the exons ATGACAGTAAAAGGTGGGACAAGTCCTGCTTGTGCTGCGTGCAAGTACCAAAGAAGAAAGTGTTCTTCTGAGTGTGTGTTAGCTCCTTATTTCCCAGCAAATCAGCCCAAAATGTTCCAAAACGCGCATAGACTCTTCGGTGTATGCAACATTATGAAAATCCTCAAGCAATTGGATGACGACGATCAGAAGGCGGACGCCATGAAATCCATCATCTTTGAGGCAGACATGTGGGAGAGATTCCCCGTCTATGGTTGCGTGGAGTACATTTATCACCTTCGTCAGCAGTTACAATTCGCCCTCGAAGAACTTCATTATGTCTATGCTCAACTCGCCCTCTACagggaacaacaacaacaacaattagcctTGGAATGCGGCGTTACTTCTGAAATACCTTTTGTTAATGGATTATCAGTGGGTCCATTTTTCACTAGTGAAGGAGAATCTAGTGAAGGTGGGCCAAAAACTAATTTGATGGGTTCTAATTCTATATTTGACCATAATAATTCAATAGCATTTCCAGCTTCAGATCATGCAATATTTGGATTTGGAGTTCGAGATGATCAACGAGACATTTCGCATGAATATGAGTGCCTAATTAACCCCTTCAACAATATTATGGCTGATGATAGGCAATCTTATGTTGAAACCAAGGAAGCATGTGACTCAAG CTCCGAATCATCTTGGAAGGATACACAATCTCTCGAGAATTTGTCTCAGAATGAGCTGAGGAATGCAGCTGCTTGCTTCAGCCTAACCAGCAGAGTTACGTTGTGA